Proteins encoded within one genomic window of Sulfurovum zhangzhouensis:
- a CDS encoding DNA polymerase III subunit delta' — protein MSRLELTSQVVISSQIEETIKALEALQSNERIIKIVKEDNFLVEDAALAIEKAYLASEETTVIILAARIFSPIVQNKLLKVIEEPPPNKEFILITPSKATILATIRSRLPIQVLSDAAANEELGLDISQLSLETVYTFVQEHKRTAAAEMKRIVEEISKEAMHSGKFNLDEKTLNLFSNAFMALDMGSPPTFVLNTLLLKLLAKKKR, from the coding sequence ATGAGCAGACTAGAACTTACTAGCCAAGTAGTGATCAGTTCACAGATTGAAGAGACGATTAAAGCACTTGAAGCACTGCAAAGTAACGAACGTATCATCAAGATCGTAAAAGAAGATAATTTCTTGGTCGAAGATGCTGCACTGGCTATAGAAAAAGCCTATCTTGCAAGTGAAGAGACTACTGTGATCATCCTTGCTGCACGTATTTTTAGTCCCATAGTACAAAATAAACTACTCAAAGTCATTGAAGAGCCTCCACCTAATAAAGAGTTCATTTTAATCACACCAAGCAAAGCTACCATACTTGCTACGATACGTTCACGACTTCCGATACAGGTACTCAGTGATGCAGCTGCAAATGAGGAGTTGGGACTGGATATCTCCCAGCTTTCTTTAGAAACTGTCTATACATTTGTACAGGAGCATAAGCGTACAGCCGCTGCAGAGATGAAAAGGATCGTAGAGGAGATCTCCAAAGAAGCGATGCATTCAGGAAAGTTCAACCTTGATGAAAAAACGCTAAACCTCTTTTCCAATGCCTTTATGGCGCTAGATATGGGTTCACCCCCGACCTTTGTGCTCAATACACTACTTTTGAAGCTACTGGCAAAGAAAAAGCGGTAA
- the tatC gene encoding twin-arginine translocase subunit TatC produces the protein MFEDLRPHLVELRKRLGLSVISVFIMFAIAFTFHQYILAWVTQPLNDALTQVGLIIENKGTAHWKIQQDENTTEITVKKPEYQSNSAQSYAYEASQSAQKLHDNLSQASDVAVKQSNPELASLLKEAATSAKTTAEATSKLITLLDDVNHSVENASKKTFEGMVTTHQIGGVFFVALKVSFFAALLGALPFILYQLWLFVSPGLYANEKKMIIPFVVGGSIMFFIGVLFAYYVVTPFGFQFLITFGSFLYTPLINIEDYVGFFAKIMMGFGIAFELPVFAYFLALLGLVTDKSLKDFFKYAILIIFVLAALLTPPDVLTQLLMAFPLILLYGISILIVRMVNPYKEDEDEEEVIEAKDS, from the coding sequence ATGTTTGAAGATCTTCGTCCTCATTTAGTTGAACTCCGAAAACGCCTCGGGCTTTCTGTTATCTCGGTTTTTATTATGTTTGCGATCGCATTTACTTTCCACCAGTACATTCTTGCCTGGGTGACGCAGCCGCTCAACGATGCACTTACGCAAGTAGGTCTGATCATTGAAAATAAAGGTACGGCACACTGGAAGATACAACAAGATGAAAATACTACTGAAATAACTGTAAAAAAACCGGAATATCAGTCAAACAGTGCCCAGTCTTATGCATATGAAGCCTCTCAATCAGCACAGAAGCTTCACGATAATCTAAGCCAGGCTTCTGATGTTGCAGTCAAGCAAAGCAACCCTGAACTTGCTTCACTCCTTAAAGAGGCAGCTACTTCAGCTAAAACAACAGCTGAAGCAACATCCAAACTCATCACCCTTTTGGATGATGTTAACCACTCAGTAGAAAATGCTTCCAAGAAGACTTTTGAAGGTATGGTAACAACACACCAGATCGGAGGGGTTTTCTTTGTAGCACTTAAGGTCTCTTTCTTTGCCGCACTGCTTGGTGCGCTGCCGTTTATACTTTATCAGCTTTGGCTCTTTGTCTCTCCAGGACTCTATGCCAATGAGAAGAAGATGATCATTCCGTTTGTCGTAGGCGGGTCGATCATGTTCTTTATCGGTGTGCTCTTTGCCTACTACGTAGTTACTCCGTTTGGATTCCAATTCCTGATCACCTTTGGTTCATTCCTTTATACACCACTGATCAATATTGAGGATTATGTTGGATTCTTTGCCAAAATTATGATGGGATTCGGTATTGCATTTGAGCTGCCTGTATTTGCCTACTTCCTGGCATTGCTGGGTCTTGTAACAGACAAATCACTCAAAGACTTTTTCAAATACGCAATCCTTATCATCTTTGTACTCGCAGCCCTTCTTACCCCGCCGGATGTACTCACACAACTTCTGATGGCATTCCCGCTTATCCTTCTTTATGGTATCTCTATTCTTATCGTACGTATGGTCAACCCGTATAAAGAGGATGAAGATGAGGAAGAAGTGATAGAAGCTAAGGATAGTTAA
- a CDS encoding YchJ family protein encodes MAKVSPNIPCPCGSQKKYKKCCAIYHKGALAQDALSLMKSRYSAFATGDADYIIKTTHPENPDYTLDRKSWKNDIDLFSKHTEFLGLKIIEFVDGEEEAYVAFEASLSSGPLIEKSRFLKREGRWLYVDGLIS; translated from the coding sequence ATGGCAAAAGTTTCACCCAATATTCCTTGCCCGTGCGGAAGTCAGAAAAAATATAAAAAGTGTTGTGCAATCTATCATAAAGGAGCACTTGCGCAAGATGCTTTGAGTTTGATGAAATCACGCTATAGTGCTTTTGCCACAGGTGATGCTGACTATATCATCAAAACTACTCATCCGGAAAATCCTGACTATACTTTAGATCGTAAATCATGGAAAAATGATATTGACCTTTTTAGTAAACATACAGAGTTCCTGGGATTAAAAATCATAGAGTTTGTCGATGGAGAAGAAGAGGCCTATGTTGCTTTTGAAGCTTCTCTCTCCAGCGGACCACTGATAGAGAAAAGCCGTTTTCTAAAGCGTGAAGGAAGATGGTTATACGTGGATGGACTGATCTCCTGA
- a CDS encoding aspartate kinase, whose protein sequence is MLIVHKYGGTSVGGLDRIENVASRVIKAREEGHDLVVVVSAMSGETNKLVGYAEHFSSNPAKKEMDMLLSSGERVTAALLSIALQSKGYDSVAMTGRQAGIVTDDVHTYARIEEIDPKPMKDAIAEGKIVIVAGFQGITKEGNVSTLGRGGSDLSAVAIAGAIGADQCEIYSDVDGIYTTDPRIEPRAKKLDTISYDEMLEMSSLGAKVLQNRSVELAKKLHVKLYAKSSFSDNEGTLITEESENMEAVLVSGVVLDRNQARVTLRGVSDKPGIAAEIFTMLANNNINVDMIIQNMATADGETNLGFTVPQSELENAKSVIEKFDHDIKGMDFDEKICKVSVVGVGMKSHSGVAAKAFSTLAQNNINIQMISTSEIKISMVIDEKYGELAIRALHEAYELDK, encoded by the coding sequence ATGTTAATCGTCCATAAGTATGGTGGAACTAGTGTAGGCGGTTTGGACCGTATTGAAAATGTTGCGTCCCGTGTAATTAAGGCACGTGAAGAAGGACATGATCTTGTAGTAGTTGTCTCGGCAATGAGCGGTGAGACCAACAAGCTTGTAGGATATGCAGAACACTTCAGCAGCAATCCTGCTAAAAAAGAGATGGATATGCTGTTAAGTTCAGGAGAGAGAGTGACTGCGGCACTTCTTTCGATAGCTCTTCAGTCTAAAGGTTATGATTCTGTTGCAATGACGGGAAGGCAGGCTGGGATCGTGACTGATGATGTCCACACCTACGCACGTATTGAAGAGATCGACCCTAAGCCGATGAAAGATGCGATTGCTGAAGGAAAGATCGTGATCGTTGCAGGGTTCCAAGGGATCACGAAAGAAGGTAATGTATCAACACTCGGGCGTGGAGGATCAGATCTTTCAGCAGTAGCGATTGCCGGAGCGATCGGTGCGGACCAGTGTGAGATCTATTCGGATGTGGATGGTATCTATACTACAGATCCGCGTATAGAACCAAGAGCTAAAAAGCTTGATACGATCTCTTATGATGAGATGCTTGAGATGTCAAGTCTCGGTGCGAAGGTTCTACAGAACCGTTCGGTTGAATTGGCAAAAAAATTACATGTCAAACTTTATGCAAAAAGCAGTTTTAGTGACAATGAAGGTACATTGATAACAGAGGAGAGTGAAAATATGGAAGCAGTTTTGGTAAGCGGTGTTGTATTGGATAGAAATCAGGCTAGAGTTACACTTAGGGGAGTGTCAGATAAGCCTGGAATTGCAGCAGAGATTTTTACAATGCTTGCAAATAACAACATTAACGTTGATATGATCATTCAAAACATGGCTACAGCTGATGGTGAGACAAACCTTGGATTTACTGTGCCGCAAAGTGAACTTGAGAATGCAAAGTCAGTGATCGAAAAATTTGATCATGATATCAAAGGGATGGACTTTGATGAGAAGATATGTAAAGTGTCTGTAGTAGGTGTAGGAATGAAGTCTCACTCTGGTGTTGCGGCTAAAGCATTTTCGACATTGGCACAGAACAATATCAATATCCAGATGATCTCAACATCTGAGATCAAGATCTCTATGGTTATTGATGAAAAGTACGGTGAGCTTGCGATCCGTGCACTTCATGAAGCTTACGAGTTAGATAAGTAA
- a CDS encoding C40 family peptidase yields MKQFSTLLFTMLLLAGCAQKKPYTYPNYDIIKPEVTCKPNRYNIQTLLGFYLDKPYVWAEEGPDAFDCSGLTYNIYGQMGVEIPRVAREQAKVGKTIPFKDLQEGDLIFFGSTNKRSKYISHVGIYLGDGWFAHASSKDRKVTVTQFSEEPRYLKRMKLCKRYLSEDETKLYMTCDAPLEKMQVTSTRYTTPWKTGMKLPKKAVPH; encoded by the coding sequence ATGAAACAGTTTTCAACACTACTTTTTACAATGCTCTTGTTGGCTGGATGTGCGCAGAAAAAACCCTACACATACCCCAACTACGATATCATCAAACCTGAAGTCACTTGTAAACCAAATCGTTACAATATCCAGACCCTGTTAGGATTCTATCTTGATAAACCGTATGTATGGGCTGAAGAAGGACCTGATGCATTTGATTGTTCAGGTCTTACCTACAATATCTATGGTCAAATGGGAGTTGAAATCCCGCGTGTCGCAAGAGAACAGGCAAAAGTAGGGAAAACCATACCGTTCAAAGATCTGCAAGAAGGCGACCTTATCTTCTTTGGTTCAACCAATAAACGAAGTAAATACATTTCACATGTAGGTATCTATCTGGGGGATGGCTGGTTTGCACATGCAAGCAGTAAAGATCGTAAAGTCACTGTTACACAATTTAGTGAAGAACCGAGGTACCTAAAGCGTATGAAGTTATGTAAACGTTATCTTAGTGAAGATGAGACAAAACTCTATATGACCTGTGATGCACCGCTTGAAAAAATGCAAGTGACAAGTACACGCTACACCACACCATGGAAAACAGGGATGAAACTTCCTAAAAAAGCCGTTCCCCATTAA
- a CDS encoding HobA family DNA replication regulator, translated as MQQLLKWTLDTIREKESAFSWMEEHRFAWAPLVNSAVSQILEGKTVLVMTDESRQWFGKYILQKVNDLEKHRPLLPFYTLGGCFPNLHTVKSKEDIQLLEDMLDISYPNGYYIWYIGKGDHAATKIAFRNDDNFLWLMDEEAQNSFHLRSSDPLLDIKLLQLYRLFDETLSAALFGDLDLEL; from the coding sequence GTGCAGCAGCTCTTAAAGTGGACACTGGACACAATTCGTGAGAAAGAAAGTGCTTTCTCGTGGATGGAAGAGCACCGTTTTGCATGGGCACCTCTTGTCAACAGTGCTGTCTCTCAAATATTAGAGGGTAAAACGGTATTGGTGATGACAGATGAGTCACGCCAATGGTTCGGTAAGTATATACTTCAAAAGGTCAATGATCTTGAAAAACACCGTCCTCTTCTACCCTTTTATACATTAGGCGGATGTTTCCCTAATCTGCATACGGTGAAGTCAAAAGAAGATATTCAACTGCTTGAAGATATGTTGGATATCTCTTATCCAAACGGCTATTATATCTGGTATATTGGAAAAGGTGATCATGCTGCTACCAAGATTGCATTTAGAAATGATGACAATTTTTTGTGGTTGATGGATGAAGAAGCTCAAAACAGTTTTCATCTTCGTAGTTCCGATCCGCTTTTAGATATTAAACTTCTGCAGCTTTATAGACTTTTTGATGAGACATTATCTGCAGCACTATTTGGCGATTTAGACTTAGAGTTATGA
- the tatB gene encoding Sec-independent protein translocase protein TatB, which translates to MFGIGFTELVLIAIVAILFLGPDKLPQAMVEIAKFIKSVKQTVGEAKSSLEEEIKIADLKEEAMNYKKQLTDVSDELKGFKNLNLDDLDSDFSAGKDSSDMTAAQKHRQQVEEQAKNAASKSDETIATQVEPKQEHSQIKTKPKKKPDPYAQADRTPKGSEVEEKDNKSEDA; encoded by the coding sequence ATGTTTGGAATCGGATTTACTGAGTTAGTCCTTATCGCTATCGTTGCTATCCTCTTTTTGGGGCCAGACAAGCTACCTCAAGCGATGGTGGAAATAGCAAAATTTATCAAAAGTGTAAAACAGACTGTAGGTGAAGCAAAAAGTTCACTCGAAGAAGAGATCAAGATCGCTGATCTCAAAGAAGAAGCGATGAATTACAAAAAGCAGCTTACGGATGTTTCAGATGAACTCAAAGGTTTTAAAAACCTGAATCTGGATGATCTTGACAGTGATTTTAGTGCCGGTAAAGACTCATCAGATATGACAGCTGCACAAAAACATAGGCAACAAGTTGAAGAACAAGCAAAGAACGCTGCTTCAAAGAGTGATGAAACAATCGCTACACAGGTAGAACCAAAACAAGAACATAGCCAGATCAAAACAAAACCAAAGAAAAAACCGGACCCTTATGCACAGGCAGATAGAACACCTAAAGGTTCTGAAGTTGAAGAGAAAGACAATAAAAGCGAGGATGCTTAA
- the hemW gene encoding radical SAM family heme chaperone HemW, with product MLAYLHIPYCDSKCHYCSFNSYVDKFDTRKAYMQALKRQLEFELERFEVKKGSIETLFIGGGTPSTVAPKLYEPIFALLKPYLQQDAEITTEANPNSATTSWIEGMKALGVNRISFGVQSFDEKKLEALGRAHNPIQAKEAIIRAHDAGIEHISLDLIYNYRNDTKTLLHSDIDQAFELPIDHISAYELTIEDGTKFTQTPEVRQENELLAFYVADEIRKRGFEHYEISNFGHYQSKHNKGYWELKDYIGAGAGAVGFLKERRFYPQNDIQAYISDPLKIIEEALNSDDLLTERLFLGLRSNIGIESNILNESMKTKANTLVEENKLRKEGSRYFNENYFLSDELALYILG from the coding sequence TTGCTTGCTTATCTTCATATCCCCTACTGTGACTCCAAATGTCACTACTGTAGTTTCAACTCCTACGTGGATAAATTTGATACGCGTAAAGCATATATGCAAGCCCTTAAAAGACAACTGGAATTTGAACTCGAACGCTTTGAAGTAAAAAAAGGTTCAATCGAAACACTCTTCATAGGTGGCGGTACGCCTTCTACCGTTGCACCTAAACTCTATGAACCGATCTTTGCATTGTTGAAGCCTTATTTGCAACAAGATGCTGAGATCACTACTGAAGCCAATCCCAATTCCGCTACAACTTCATGGATAGAAGGGATGAAAGCACTGGGAGTCAACCGCATCAGCTTTGGCGTACAAAGCTTCGATGAAAAAAAACTTGAGGCATTGGGCCGTGCGCATAACCCAATACAGGCAAAAGAGGCTATCATCCGGGCACATGATGCGGGGATCGAGCATATCTCACTTGATCTGATCTACAATTACCGAAACGATACGAAAACATTGCTTCACTCAGATATAGATCAAGCCTTCGAACTACCTATCGATCATATCTCAGCTTATGAACTTACGATCGAAGACGGCACCAAGTTCACACAAACACCTGAGGTCAGACAAGAGAATGAATTACTGGCTTTTTATGTTGCCGATGAGATCAGAAAACGAGGTTTTGAGCATTATGAGATCTCAAACTTTGGACATTATCAAAGCAAACATAACAAAGGTTACTGGGAACTCAAAGACTATATCGGTGCAGGGGCAGGGGCAGTAGGTTTTCTCAAAGAACGCCGCTTTTATCCGCAAAATGATATTCAAGCCTATATCAGCGACCCTTTAAAGATCATTGAAGAAGCACTAAATTCTGATGATCTGCTCACTGAAAGGCTTTTCCTGGGGTTGCGAAGCAACATCGGTATAGAGAGCAACATATTGAATGAATCGATGAAAACAAAAGCAAATACCCTTGTAGAGGAAAATAAGTTACGCAAAGAAGGGTCGCGTTACTTCAATGAAAATTACTTTTTGAGTGATGAATTGGCACTCTATATTTTAGGATAA
- a CDS encoding RNA pyrophosphohydrolase gives MQTKKRYRPNVAAVILSSNYPDKCEFFIAHRSDVKNVWQFPQGGIDDGETPYEALHRELLEEIGCAEVEVLGEFPEWITYDFPGSARSSKIYPYDGQTQKYFLVRLKEGATIDLNAYDIPEFEEYDFVAYEDVFKKVTYFKRKVYRKVIDYFKDEGLI, from the coding sequence ATGCAAACAAAAAAGCGTTATCGCCCAAATGTTGCAGCAGTCATACTCTCCTCAAATTATCCAGATAAGTGCGAATTTTTTATCGCACATCGAAGTGATGTCAAAAATGTTTGGCAATTTCCCCAGGGAGGTATCGATGACGGAGAGACACCGTATGAAGCCTTACATAGGGAGTTACTTGAAGAGATAGGGTGTGCAGAAGTTGAGGTATTGGGAGAGTTTCCCGAGTGGATTACCTATGACTTCCCGGGTTCAGCGAGAAGCAGTAAAATCTACCCATATGACGGACAGACCCAGAAATATTTTTTGGTGCGTCTGAAAGAAGGTGCAACAATCGATCTGAATGCATATGATATCCCGGAGTTTGAAGAGTATGACTTTGTTGCGTATGAAGATGTATTTAAGAAAGTGACCTATTTTAAACGTAAAGTCTATCGCAAAGTGATCGACTACTTTAAAGATGAAGGTTTAATTTAA
- the queA gene encoding tRNA preQ1(34) S-adenosylmethionine ribosyltransferase-isomerase QueA, which produces MATSAELITENYDYELPTELIASTPVYPRDSAKLLVYDRKSDTITHTTFAHLLEYVPNECDVFLNDTRVIKARIFGHKEKIGGQGGGKVELLFNKSLDAYRSLVLIRGKITIGMKLYFEEGLVATVEELHDDGSRTVTFTQDQSPLRFEELVMLLDKIGHLPLPPYMQREDNKDDERDYQTLFAQHAGAVAAPTASLHFTPELFEKMRIRHKTHKITLHVGAGTFKPVESDNILDHPMHSEFFYISDEAAKVLDSDRPILAIGTTVTRTVEYYVRTGKKEGECDLFLNPHNPPQRVTHLLTNFHLPKSTLIMLVSSFIGREKTLQLYKEAVEKKYRFFSYGDAMLIL; this is translated from the coding sequence TTGGCAACGTCAGCTGAACTCATTACCGAAAATTATGACTATGAACTCCCAACGGAGCTCATAGCCTCTACGCCAGTCTATCCAAGAGATAGTGCCAAGCTTCTAGTCTATGACCGTAAAAGCGACACTATCACCCATACCACATTTGCACATCTTTTAGAGTACGTACCAAACGAGTGCGATGTGTTTTTGAATGATACCCGTGTAATCAAAGCACGTATTTTTGGGCATAAGGAGAAGATAGGTGGACAGGGTGGAGGTAAAGTAGAACTCCTCTTCAACAAATCACTCGATGCTTACCGGTCTTTAGTATTGATCCGCGGAAAAATAACGATAGGGATGAAACTGTACTTTGAAGAAGGATTGGTTGCAACGGTTGAGGAGCTCCACGACGATGGAAGCCGTACGGTCACGTTTACACAAGATCAGTCCCCTCTTCGTTTTGAAGAGCTTGTCATGCTTCTTGATAAAATCGGACACCTGCCTCTACCACCTTACATGCAACGTGAAGACAACAAAGATGATGAGAGAGATTATCAGACCCTCTTTGCACAGCATGCCGGTGCAGTTGCAGCCCCTACGGCATCTCTACACTTTACCCCTGAACTCTTTGAAAAGATGCGAATTAGGCATAAAACACATAAAATCACACTGCATGTAGGTGCAGGCACATTTAAACCTGTTGAGAGTGATAATATCCTCGATCATCCAATGCACTCAGAGTTCTTTTATATCAGTGATGAAGCAGCCAAAGTACTAGATAGCGATAGACCTATTCTGGCAATAGGTACCACAGTAACACGTACGGTGGAGTATTATGTACGCACCGGTAAAAAAGAAGGAGAATGTGATCTTTTCCTAAACCCCCACAACCCACCGCAACGTGTTACACATCTGCTTACAAACTTCCATTTACCTAAAAGTACACTCATTATGCTTGTTTCATCTTTTATTGGAAGAGAAAAAACGTTACAATTGTATAAAGAGGCAGTAGAGAAGAAATATAGATTTTTCTCATATGGGGATGCAATGTTAATTTTATAG